One window from the genome of Sandaracinaceae bacterium encodes:
- a CDS encoding PilZ domain-containing protein, producing MTSPLSKDTPIARSLARSRGKGSALSTGSNASTGRRVHERFERRLKVIVHHDGRQIETITRNISLGGMYLVANECLPYGAKVELEIYLPALKEDVKVAAIVRWEKPDGMGVQFGSLRAREVWAFNQLFKSAVGE from the coding sequence TTGACTTCCCCACTCTCGAAGGATACTCCGATCGCCCGTTCTCTTGCGCGTTCGCGCGGGAAAGGAAGCGCATTGTCTACGGGCAGCAACGCCTCTACGGGCCGTCGGGTCCACGAACGATTCGAGAGGCGCCTGAAAGTGATCGTCCATCACGACGGCCGTCAGATCGAGACGATCACGCGGAACATCAGCCTCGGCGGCATGTACCTCGTGGCCAACGAGTGCCTTCCGTACGGCGCGAAGGTGGAGCTCGAGATCTACCTCCCGGCGCTCAAGGAGGACGTGAAGGTCGCCGCCATCGTGCGTTGGGAGAAGCCCGACGGCATGGGCGTGCAGTTCGGGAGCCTCCGGGCGCGCGAGGTCTGGGCCTTCAACCAGCTCTTCAAGTCCGCCGTCGGCGAGTGA
- the pssA gene encoding CDP-diacylglycerol--serine O-phosphatidyltransferase, whose protein sequence is MKKKVNLRKTLFLLPSLFTLSSIFCGFYATLLALEGADAGTFYRASLLIVFAMFFDLIDGRVARLTKTQSAFGVQIDSLADLVSFGVAPAVLVYRWSLAELELAGLVVAFVFVACGAIRLARFNVLAAAADGAPKKPGKYIVGLPTPGAAGVLVSLVVANHAVGGHLERLTGGVLAIVLTLSFFMVSTIKFRSFKDLKLNGRTLALFAVALGSSAAFALLFHPSFALVWLLASYLAIGVAETLFNLSRRGLRRGPTEPEEEEEPADA, encoded by the coding sequence GTGAAGAAGAAGGTCAATTTGAGGAAGACGCTGTTCCTGCTGCCGAGCCTCTTCACGCTCTCCAGCATCTTCTGCGGCTTCTACGCCACGCTGCTCGCGCTCGAAGGCGCGGACGCGGGCACGTTCTACCGCGCGTCGCTGCTCATCGTCTTCGCGATGTTCTTCGACCTCATCGACGGTCGGGTCGCGCGGCTGACCAAGACCCAGAGCGCGTTCGGCGTGCAGATCGACTCGCTCGCCGATCTCGTCTCCTTCGGCGTGGCCCCCGCGGTCCTCGTCTACCGCTGGTCCCTCGCGGAGCTCGAGCTGGCGGGGCTGGTCGTCGCGTTCGTCTTCGTCGCGTGCGGCGCCATTCGCCTTGCCCGCTTCAACGTGCTCGCGGCCGCGGCGGACGGCGCCCCGAAGAAGCCGGGCAAGTACATCGTGGGCCTCCCCACCCCGGGCGCGGCCGGCGTGCTCGTCTCGCTGGTGGTCGCGAACCACGCGGTGGGCGGACACCTCGAGCGCTTGACGGGCGGCGTGCTCGCCATCGTGCTCACGCTCTCCTTCTTCATGGTGAGCACCATCAAGTTCCGGTCCTTCAAGGACCTCAAGCTCAACGGCCGCACCCTCGCGCTCTTCGCGGTGGCCCTCGGCTCGAGCGCCGCCTTCGCCCTGCTCTTCCACCCCTCCTTCGCGCTGGTCTGGCTCCTGGCGAGCTACCTCGCGATCGGCGTGGCGGAGACGCTCTTCAACCTGTCCCGTCGCGGCTTACGTCGCGGACCGACGGAGCCGGAAGAAGAGGAAGAGCCGGCCGACGCCTGA
- a CDS encoding glycosyltransferase family 39 protein, with amino-acid sequence MSGRHRLIGWRDHLIGLALCTSYVALLLVSSAEIGMSRDEGFYVDAARQYATWFSALAEDPSAATEQAVVDRHWTHNHEHPSLVKSMFAFFHLAQEDHALFEQPSMAFRFFGMLTGGLLLWLIYIFGARSFGRQVGVFAAVAFALLPRVFYHAHLDAFDVPIVLMMTLVTYCYWRSLTDPRWAIWTGITYGLALETKHNAWTLPAIFLIHWLFVVFTERRARRGGEPKRTSYVPWWLLAMALLGPPIFVALWPWMWFDTLARFNEYAAFHLNHEHYNMAYFGVNYFRPPLPVGYPWVMVLFTVPFVTLALAVTGLFTRLRALLPPGLMERLWPTGRALPDSSRTDVLFFGVMIAPLVVISMPWTPIFGGTKHWFSGYPFLCIFAGVAFVRVARELRRRWPASLGSGKLTARLVAFVLLLSPAVVETVHSHPFGLSHYTAAAGGVPGAADHGMNRQFWGFTTGSLADWFNAQMPDGGRVWICDTTWTAWRMLQEDGHLNENIRASGDMISADYAIVHHEHHFVEVDYQLWTAWGSVAPVHVLSYDGVPIISVYENPRHAARRLRREREAGREGD; translated from the coding sequence ATGAGCGGGCGGCATCGTCTCATCGGGTGGCGCGACCACCTCATCGGGCTGGCGCTGTGCACGAGCTACGTGGCGCTCCTGCTGGTCAGCTCCGCCGAGATCGGCATGAGCCGCGACGAGGGCTTCTACGTCGACGCCGCCCGTCAGTACGCGACGTGGTTCAGCGCGCTGGCCGAGGACCCGAGCGCGGCGACCGAGCAGGCGGTGGTCGACCGGCACTGGACCCACAACCACGAGCACCCCTCGCTCGTGAAGTCGATGTTCGCGTTCTTCCACCTCGCCCAGGAGGATCACGCGCTCTTCGAGCAGCCCTCGATGGCCTTCCGATTCTTCGGGATGCTCACCGGAGGGCTCCTGCTGTGGCTGATCTACATCTTCGGGGCGCGCTCCTTCGGGCGACAGGTCGGGGTGTTCGCCGCGGTCGCCTTCGCGCTCCTGCCGCGCGTCTTCTATCACGCGCACCTCGACGCCTTCGACGTGCCGATCGTCTTGATGATGACGCTCGTCACGTACTGCTACTGGCGGTCGCTGACCGATCCACGCTGGGCCATCTGGACGGGGATCACCTACGGGCTCGCGCTCGAGACGAAGCACAACGCCTGGACGCTTCCGGCCATCTTCCTGATCCACTGGCTCTTCGTGGTCTTCACCGAGCGGCGGGCGCGCAGGGGCGGCGAGCCGAAGCGCACCAGCTACGTGCCGTGGTGGCTCCTCGCGATGGCCCTGCTGGGGCCGCCCATCTTCGTCGCGCTCTGGCCCTGGATGTGGTTCGACACGCTCGCGCGCTTCAACGAGTACGCCGCGTTCCACCTGAACCACGAGCACTACAACATGGCCTACTTCGGGGTGAACTACTTCCGGCCGCCGCTGCCGGTCGGCTACCCGTGGGTGATGGTGCTCTTCACGGTGCCCTTCGTGACGCTGGCGCTCGCGGTCACCGGGCTCTTCACCCGCCTGCGCGCGCTGCTCCCGCCCGGGCTGATGGAGCGCCTCTGGCCGACCGGCCGCGCGCTCCCCGACTCGTCACGCACCGACGTGCTCTTCTTCGGCGTGATGATCGCGCCGCTGGTGGTGATCAGCATGCCGTGGACGCCGATCTTCGGCGGCACCAAGCACTGGTTCTCCGGCTACCCGTTCCTCTGCATCTTCGCGGGCGTGGCCTTCGTCCGGGTCGCGCGCGAGCTGCGGCGCCGCTGGCCCGCCTCGCTCGGCAGCGGCAAGCTCACGGCGCGCCTCGTGGCCTTCGTCCTCCTGCTGTCGCCCGCGGTGGTCGAGACGGTCCACTCCCACCCCTTCGGGCTGTCGCACTACACGGCGGCCGCGGGTGGGGTCCCGGGCGCGGCCGACCACGGGATGAACCGGCAGTTCTGGGGCTTCACCACGGGGAGCCTCGCCGACTGGTTCAACGCGCAGATGCCGGACGGCGGGCGCGTCTGGATCTGCGACACGACGTGGACCGCGTGGCGCATGCTGCAAGAGGACGGACACCTGAACGAGAACATCCGCGCGTCGGGCGACATGATCTCGGCCGACTACGCGATCGTTCACCACGAGCATCACTTCGTGGAGGTCGACTACCAGCTCTGGACCGCGTGGGGCTCCGTCGCGCCCGTGCACGTGCTGAGCTACGACGGCGTCCCCATCATCAGCGTCTACGAGAACCCGCGCCACGCCGCGCGGCGCCTCCGCCGGGAGCGAGAGGCCGGGCGCGAGGGCGACTGA
- a CDS encoding PPC domain-containing protein: protein MQRWQPWMFGLLLMGGCAIEAPPPGADQGEQDQGNEGDPGDVTPIDGDAGDCVRPAEGCACDADQPPVDCYLDPIENPDGTLTCNAGTRYCRGGAWTGCESVRSYELRSAPGTAPLVTGPSSCNPCDPACAVSRDVPSTRDLPGRSTDVEYDPGAGGIGLEVDGSGTAMLPDSDGDGIPDAADDCVGPGAIRAADGSCYGDTFFFHELPYGGPAEIDPLDIRVQVRTADVYFLMDTTGSMGGEIYNLQRDLTRGSFISGCGGGIIGAIRCTIPDAWFGVGNHDDYPRSPYGSAGSGDVVYRNFQDITSSVSAAQNAVNRLRLHYGMDGPESQSQALWAVASGGGLGPYLGARGSCGGGRWGYPCFRPGTIPILILFTDAPFHNGPYGYNYAFGGGGSGALPSPRYVSGNDNRWSARWTGDAARTWTGWRGNTCIHRNDYGAPCAWDSSRDVVFRFTVSTRRAITLTTEGSSFDTVLTLKDGGFRDVACDDDGGPGTTSQIRRTLNPGTYYAVIGGYSTRCGNYRFSIGDPSTAGGGAPTGYPVTWGQAVTELNRNGIRVITVHSGGSYGRNDANALADATSSYSSSGSRYVFPISSTGSGLGRSVVDAVVDLANYNRMDISARATDNAATGLDERGFVDSITAVGWGPGSCAGISGGRTFVQCLPGTNVDFRIAFRNDIVMPTSMPQVFDFFIEVVGDGTFVLDRIPVRILVPPDRPLYPPEGRYWRDYDSTVHCADNERPDWGNLTWQTVSMPSGTSIRWELRAADSLAALPGTTPVSFTAPPVTSPIDIAARLSSAGVPNNLPYLRVTAVLRSNADRSATPVLRSFETRFVCVPTE, encoded by the coding sequence ATGCAGCGTTGGCAGCCTTGGATGTTCGGTCTGCTCCTCATGGGAGGATGCGCGATCGAAGCGCCTCCTCCCGGGGCGGACCAGGGCGAACAGGACCAGGGCAATGAGGGCGACCCCGGAGACGTCACGCCCATCGACGGGGACGCGGGCGACTGCGTCCGTCCCGCTGAGGGCTGCGCCTGCGACGCGGACCAGCCGCCCGTGGATTGCTACCTCGACCCCATCGAGAACCCCGATGGCACGCTGACCTGCAACGCAGGCACCCGCTACTGCCGCGGCGGGGCCTGGACCGGCTGCGAGTCGGTCCGGAGCTACGAGCTCCGCAGCGCGCCGGGCACCGCTCCGCTCGTGACCGGCCCGAGCTCCTGCAACCCGTGCGACCCGGCGTGCGCCGTGAGCCGCGACGTGCCCAGCACGCGCGATCTGCCCGGCCGCAGCACCGACGTCGAGTACGACCCGGGCGCGGGCGGCATCGGCCTCGAGGTCGACGGCTCCGGCACCGCGATGCTTCCCGACTCGGACGGCGACGGCATCCCCGACGCGGCCGACGACTGCGTGGGCCCGGGCGCCATCCGCGCCGCCGACGGCAGCTGCTACGGCGACACCTTCTTCTTCCACGAGCTGCCCTACGGCGGCCCGGCGGAGATCGACCCGCTCGACATCCGGGTGCAGGTGCGGACCGCGGACGTCTACTTCCTCATGGACACCACCGGGTCCATGGGCGGCGAGATCTACAACCTGCAGCGCGACCTGACGCGGGGCTCGTTCATCTCCGGCTGCGGCGGCGGCATCATCGGCGCCATCCGCTGCACCATCCCGGACGCGTGGTTCGGGGTCGGCAACCACGACGACTACCCACGCTCCCCCTACGGCAGCGCGGGCAGCGGCGACGTCGTCTACCGGAACTTCCAGGACATCACGTCCAGCGTGTCGGCCGCGCAGAACGCGGTGAACCGGCTGCGCTTGCACTACGGCATGGATGGGCCCGAGTCCCAGAGCCAGGCGCTCTGGGCGGTGGCGTCCGGCGGCGGGCTCGGCCCTTATCTCGGCGCGCGCGGCTCCTGCGGCGGAGGGCGCTGGGGCTACCCGTGCTTCCGGCCGGGCACCATCCCGATCCTCATCCTCTTCACCGACGCGCCGTTCCACAACGGCCCGTACGGCTACAACTACGCGTTCGGCGGCGGCGGCAGCGGCGCGCTCCCCTCCCCTCGCTACGTCAGCGGCAACGACAACCGCTGGAGCGCGCGCTGGACGGGCGACGCCGCGAGGACCTGGACCGGCTGGCGCGGCAACACCTGCATTCACCGCAACGACTACGGCGCGCCCTGCGCCTGGGACAGCTCGCGCGACGTGGTCTTCCGCTTCACGGTCTCGACCCGCCGCGCCATCACGCTCACCACCGAGGGCTCGAGCTTCGACACCGTCCTGACCCTGAAGGACGGCGGCTTCCGCGACGTCGCCTGCGACGACGACGGCGGGCCCGGCACCACGTCCCAGATCCGGCGCACCCTGAACCCCGGCACCTACTACGCGGTGATCGGCGGCTACAGCACGCGCTGCGGCAACTATCGGTTCAGCATCGGCGATCCCTCCACCGCGGGCGGCGGCGCCCCGACCGGCTACCCGGTCACCTGGGGCCAGGCCGTCACCGAGCTGAACCGCAACGGCATCCGCGTGATCACCGTGCACTCGGGCGGCAGCTACGGCCGCAACGACGCCAACGCGCTGGCGGACGCGACGTCGAGCTACTCCAGCTCCGGCTCGCGCTACGTCTTCCCGATCAGCTCCACCGGCAGCGGCCTCGGCCGCTCGGTCGTCGACGCGGTGGTCGACCTCGCGAACTACAACCGCATGGACATCTCCGCCCGCGCGACCGACAACGCGGCGACGGGGCTCGACGAGCGCGGCTTCGTCGACTCCATCACCGCCGTCGGTTGGGGGCCCGGCAGCTGCGCCGGCATCAGCGGCGGACGCACCTTCGTGCAGTGCCTGCCGGGCACGAACGTCGACTTCCGGATCGCGTTCCGGAACGACATCGTGATGCCGACCTCGATGCCCCAGGTCTTCGACTTCTTCATCGAGGTGGTCGGGGACGGGACCTTCGTGCTCGACCGCATCCCGGTGCGCATCCTCGTGCCGCCGGACCGTCCCCTCTACCCGCCGGAGGGGCGCTACTGGCGCGATTACGACAGCACCGTGCACTGCGCCGACAACGAGCGGCCCGACTGGGGCAACCTCACCTGGCAGACCGTCAGCATGCCGTCGGGGACCAGCATCCGCTGGGAGCTCCGCGCGGCCGACTCGCTCGCGGCGCTGCCGGGGACGACGCCGGTGAGCTTCACCGCGCCACCGGTCACCTCTCCCATCGACATCGCCGCCCGGCTCTCGAGCGCCGGGGTGCCCAACAACCTGCCCTATCTGCGCGTCACCGCGGTCCTGCGCTCCAACGCGGACCGGAGCGCGACGCCAGTGCTGCGCTCCTTCGAGACGCGCTTCGTGTGCGTCCCGACGGAATAG